A genomic segment from Rhinatrema bivittatum chromosome 19, aRhiBiv1.1, whole genome shotgun sequence encodes:
- the ISOC2 gene encoding isochorismatase domain-containing protein 2, giving the protein MALRRVGKLSQKSSVLFLCDMQEKFRHNIAYFPEIVSVAARVLQAARVLEIPVIVTEQYPKGLGPTVPELGAQDLRKYSKTCFSMLTPEVEEALRLVPDLRSVLLCGIETQACIMSTSLDLLEKDLDVHIVADACSSRSQVDRLVALARMKQSGAYLTTSEGVILQLARDAAHPKFKELQKIIKDPAPDSGLLSFFQGQSPLLS; this is encoded by the exons ATGGCGCTGCGGCGAGTCGGCAAGCTGAGCCAGAAATCCAGCGTGCTCTTCCTCTGCGACATGCAGGAGAAGTTCCGGCACAACATCGCCTATTTCCCGGAGATTGTGTCGGTGGCCGCCCGAGTCCTCCAG GCAGCCCGGGTGCTGGAGATCCCGGTGATTGTGACGGAGCAGTACCCCAAGGGGCTGGGCCCCACCGTGCCGGAGCTGGGGGCCCAGGATCTGAGGAAGTACTCCAAGACCTGCTTCAGCATGCTGACGCCCGAAGTAGAGGAGGCCCTGCGGCTCGTCCCGGATCTGCGCTCTGTGCTGCTGTGTGGCATCGAGACGCAAGCCTGCATCATG AGCACCAGCCTGGATCTGCTGGAAAAGGACCTGGATGTCCACATTGTGGCCGACGCCTGCTCCTCTCGCAG TCAGGTGGACAGGCTTGTGGCCCTGGCCCGGATGAAGCAGAGCGGGGCCTATCTCACCACGAGCGAAGGGGTCATCCTCCAGCTGGCCAGGGACGCTGCTCACCCCAAGTTTAAAGAG ctgcagaaaatcatcaaggATCCTGCACCGGACAGTGGCCTGCTGTCGTTCTTCCAGGGCCAGAGCCCCCTTCTCAGCTGA
- the TMEM238 gene encoding transmembrane protein 238, which translates to MTASPLARCRTALVFAVLMDLAGAASLLVGIFAQLQVNGRDFGDLLIYTGAILVFLSLIGWIFWYTGNIEISLEELERDYAVKGGTLARLARKISRRLSQGTLRMAVKRNKDGGSAKPSATATDSLRLAHVRLPQGEPPGPNPEA; encoded by the coding sequence ATGACCGCCAGCCCCTTGGCTCGCTGTCGCACAGCTCTGGTGTTTGCTGTCCTCATGGACCTGGCGGGGGCAGCGTCTCTGCTGGTGGGCATCTTCGCCCAGCTGCAGGTGAACGGGCGAGACTTTGGCGACCTGCTGATCTACACCGGGGCCATCCTGGTCTTCCTTAGCCTTATCGGCTGGATCTTCTGGTACACAGGCAACATCGAAATCTccctggaggagctggagagggaCTACGCCGTGAAAGGCGGCACCCTGGCCCGCCTGGCCCGCAAGATATCCCGCCGCCTCTCCCAGGGCACCCTGAGGATGGCAGTGAAGAGGAACAAGGACGGAGGCTCGGCCAAGCCCAGTGCCACCGCCACCGACAGCCTGCGTCTGGCACATGTCAGGCTCCCGCAGGGTGAGCCACCTGGCCCTAACCCTGAGGCCTGA